The DNA region GTAAGATATCATAGAattgttttacattaatttattaatattaattaaatcatacaaaaggcattatttgttttaatttcattaaataatttttttaattatagacaTTCGATTTTGAGTAATTATCGATGTTTCAGCATTATATTTCTGTTTAATGCATTGTAAGATAAGTGAAAACAATATCCATTCTGAAAACTTCTCTTGTGGGAACTTACTTTACAAGCAAATATAGACtgcatttgataattttgaagataataCATGATTTCCTTGTTTAATacctttttgtattttacataaattattaaattatagattattgtattattgtacACTCTTTAAtcagaaattaaaagttatggaAGAGTTGCAGCGGTTTTTTAAGATTgcctaaattacaaaattgaattaatttaacacatcCATTAATTTGTTATGGTTCCTAAATCCCCTACCACGATAgcgaatatattaaaagaagtataaatatgtttccaaaattgtctaatttatcACAATTAAGTGTGTCTTAGTGTTAAGAAGAATTCAGCAGTGGaggtattatttgtaaaagtacaaatgatataatttaaaaattaatattagtttcagTGAATCATCTACCATGTTGAGATTATACGCAGTTTTTTCGTGCCTTAGTGAGTACAAAGTGGTTTAGAATCATATACAAACATTATCTTTTATCACTTTTTTAGTTGCCTTCACACTTGCTGGCAGTAAATCGATAGTACTGAGTGGTCATGGTGGAGATTGTAAGTACACACAATCATTTTCCTTTTCTGgtaattaaaactgttgttTCCATTACAGCAGGAAAATATTCTTCAGGCGCTGAACTAACTAGTTTGGCACACAGCTCGGCCATCCAAGCCAAAACGGCAATTCAAAATCAACAAACCGCTGCCAGTCAAGCTGCGTTTGGAGCTCAGAGTAACTTAGCTCAAATTGCTCTGGGCGTAAGACTCCAAAACATATTATCAAACCGTACCTAGATAACAAATTACTTATTCTTTTCAGGCTGCCTCAACTGCGCAAGCTGCCCTGGTCGGTAAACAAGCCATTGTTCAAGGTTTGAAGAGACAACTTATTGATGCACAATCCCATCTTCAAGCTGAAATCGCTCAATACCAACAAACTCAAGAAGCCGCCGACGCAGCAAGCCAAGCAGCAGCTCAATCGCAATCTCAACTGAACACCATCACCGCCGCCGTAGCTGCAGCTCAAGGTAGTGCTCAATACGCACAGGAAGCTGCTACCGCTTCCGCCAACGCTGCTGCTTCTCAACATCAGATGGTTATCGAGGCTAAGCAAAGATTGTCTCAATTGACTGAAGAACTGAACTCTGCTTTAGGTCAACTTGCTTCCACGGAAGCTGCTGCTCAAAAGGCACTTTCGGCAGCTCAAGTAGCTCAGTCTAACGCAGCTGCTGCTGGTGCTGCCGTAGCTGTGGCTGCAGAAGGTTCTTCTGTGTCAGATTATGATCATAAAGATTGGTAAAATTGGAATTGtcgattttgattaaattgtgatctaggattttaataaattatgaaaacatatatatttttattttattaagagaaCCAAAGCAAAAAacccaaaaataaacaaataattggcataattttcatagtatatattatttgaaaactattcaaaaaattcatgtctaaatatttgatgattatattagataactgaattttattaatataatttttttattttcaaatactataaaaaacataacattCGTTATATCATGTGTCCCAAAGAAAACtgtcacaaataaaatttgaaaaatccgTTTTGAGGGTTTGGTGGGGAAATCAAAACAGGGCCCTTTTCAGATCATCTCgatttatctatatttatttattcgatgGGTACAGCCACCCCAAATTCACACGTTTCAATGGCAATAGTTAAAAAGTGCCATGTTGTGGTTCTTCTTTCCAACTCACGAAACagattttccaaatttaatttatcaataatccttttaaaaatataggcCATTGGTATTTTCTGGTGGACATATTGTATATACtacttacttttttatattttatattcaattattatgtattgttaattataaagcaCTGATAGACCAAAtacaaagtaagtaaattaacataattaaagttgctaatcaaattattattatcctcattttgcaaataaataaattctattacttaataatgaaatttttgaaaaatttaaattgaaataatgtaaaaaacaaacttaaatcataatgtagaatttataattaattaaaaattataattgaacttTGAATAAACGCTGtcctaaaatttcttaaattattaatttactaacatgtttgaacagaaaaataatattataattaaattgtcataaaatattgGTAAGATATCATAGAattgttttacattaatttattaatattaattaaatcatacaaaaggcattatttgttttaatttcattaaataatttttttaattatagacaTTCGATTTTGAGTAATTATCGATGTTTCAGCATTATATTTCTGTTTAATGCATTGTAAGATAAGTGAAAACAATATCCATTCTGAAAACTTCTCTTGTGGGAACTTACTTTACAAGCAAATATAGACtgcatttgataattttgaagataataCATGATTTCCTTGTTTAATacctttttgtattttacataaattattaaattatagattattgtattattgtacACTCTTTAAtcagaaattaaaagttatggaAGAGTTGCAGCGGTTTTTTAAGATTgcctaaattacaaaattgaattaatttaacacatcCATTAATTTGTTATGGTTCCTAAATCCCCTACCACGATAgcgaatatattaaaagaagtataaatatgtttccaaaattgtctaatttatcACAATTAAGTGTGTCTTAGTGTTAAGAAGAATTCAGCAGTGGaggtattatttgtaaaagtacaaatgatataatttaaaaattaatattagtttcagTGAATCATCTACCATGTTGAGATTATACGCAGTTTTTTCGTGCCTTAGTGAGTACAAAGTGGTTTAGAATCATATACAAACATTATCTTTTATCACTTTTTTAGTTGCCTTCACACTTGCTGGCAGTAAATCGATAGTACTGAGTGGTCATGGTGGAGATTGTAAGTACACACAATCATTTTCCTTTTCTGgtaattaaaactgttgttTCCATTACAGCAGGAAAATATTCTTCAGGCGCTGAACTAACTAGTTTGGCACACAGCTCGGCCATCCAAGCCAAAACGGCAATTCAAAATCAACAAACCGCTGCCAGTCAAGCTGCGTTTGGAGCTCAGAGTAACTTAGCTCAAATTGCTCTGGGCGTAAGACTCCAAAACATATTATCAAACCGTACCTAGATAACAAATTACTTATTCTTTTCAGGCTGCCTCAACTGCGCAAGCTGCCCTGGTCGGTAAACAAGCCATTGTTCAAGGTTTGAAGAGACAACTTATTGATGCACAATCCCATCTTCAAGCTGAAATCGCTCAATACCAACAAACTCAAGAAGCCGCCGACGCAGCAAGCCAAGCAGCAGCTCAATCGCAATCTCAACTGAACACCATCACCGCCGCCGTAGCTGCAGCTCAAGGTAGTGCTCAATACGCACAGGAAGCTGCTACCGCTTTCGCCAACGCTGCTGCTTCTCAACATCAGATGGTTATCGAGGCTAAGCAAAGATTGTCTCAATTGACTGAAGAACTGAACTCTGCTTTAGGTCAACTTGCTTCCACGGAAGCTGCTGCTCAAAAGGCACTTTCGGCAGCTCAAGTAGCTCAGTCTAACGCAGCTGCTGCTGGTGCTGCCGTAGCTGTGGCTGCAGAAGGTTCTTCTGTGTCAGATTATGATCATAAAGATTGGTAAAATTGGAATTGtcgattttgattaaattgtgatctaggattttaataaattatgaaaacatatatatttttattttattaagagaaCCAAAGCAAAAAacccaaaaataaacaaataattggcataattttcatagtatatattatttgaaaactattcaaaaaattcatgtctaaatatttgatgattatattagataactgaattttattaatataatttttttattttcaaatactataaaaaacataacattCGTTATATCATGTGTCCCAAAGAAAACtgtcacaaataaaatttgaaaaatccgTTTTGAGGGTTTGGTGGGGAAATCAAAACAGGGCCCTTTTCAGATCATCTCgatttatctatatttatttattcgatgGGTACAGCCACCCCAAATTCACACGTTTCAATGGCAATAGTTAAAAAGTGCCATGTTGTGGTTCTTCTTTCCAACTCACGAAACagattttccaaatttaatttatcaataatccttttaaaaatataggcCATTGGTATTTTCTGGTGGACATATTGTATATACtacttacttttttatattttatattcaattattatgtattgttaattataaagcaCTGATAGACCAAAtacaaagtaagtaaattaacataattaaagttgctaatcaaattattattatcctcattttgcaaataaataaattctattacttaataatgaaatttttgaaaaatttaaattgaaataatgtaaaaaacaaacttaaatcataatgtagaatttataattaattaaaaattataattgaacttTGAATAAACGCTGtcctaaaatttcttaaattattaatttactaacatgtttgaacagaaaaataatattataattaaattgtcataaaatattgGTAAGATATCATAGAattgttttacattaatttattaatattaattaaatcatacaaaaggcattatttgttttaatttcattaaataatttttttaattatagacaTTCGATTTTGAGTAATTATCGATGTTTCAGCATTATATTTCTGTTTAATGCATTGTAAGATAAGTGAAAACAATATCCATTCTGAAAAC from Aethina tumida isolate Nest 87 chromosome 1, icAetTumi1.1, whole genome shotgun sequence includes:
- the LOC109601893 gene encoding uncharacterized protein LOC109601893 isoform X5, with translation MLGLYTVFSCLIVFTLAGSKSIVLSGHGGDSGKYSSGAELTSLAHSSAIQAKTAIQNQQTAASQAAFGAQSNLAQIALGAASTAQAALVGKQAIVQGLKRQLIDAQSHLQAEIAQYQQTQEAADAASQAAAQSQSQLNTITAAVAAAQGSAQYAQEAATAFANAAASQHQMVIEAKQRLSQLTEELNSALGQLASTEAAAQKALSAAQVAQSNAAAAGAAVAVAAEGSSVSDYDHKDW
- the LOC109601893 gene encoding uncharacterized protein LOC109601893 isoform X4 codes for the protein MLGLYTVFSCLIVFTLAGSKSIVLSGHGGDSGKYSSGAELTSLAHSSAIQAKTAIQNQQTAASQAAFGAQSNLAQIALGAASTAQAALVGKQAIVQGLKRQLIDAQSHLQAEIAQYQQTQEAADAASQAAAQSQSQLNTITAAVAAAQGSAQYAQEAATASANAAASQHQMVIEAKQRLSQLTEELNSALGQLASTEAAAQKALSAAQVAQSNAAAAGAAVAVAAEGSSVSDYDHKDW